The proteins below are encoded in one region of Mangifera indica cultivar Alphonso chromosome 7, CATAS_Mindica_2.1, whole genome shotgun sequence:
- the LOC123221652 gene encoding uncharacterized protein LOC123221652, with protein sequence MSLFLHSPVPFKTSVLFKCHNQNKGVLVRAATSTPPQKKTRGRRKQKSGDDSSSSSNHDVSAAEQGLRLIFMEELMQHARNRDAQKVNDVIYDMIAAGLSPGPRSFHGLVVAHVLNGDDQGAMQSLKRELSAGLVPLRETLVSLIRLFGSKGHATKGLEILAAMENLNYDIRQAWVIFVEELVRNKFLEGANQVFLRGAKGGLKATDELYDLMIEEDCKAGDHSNALEIAYEMEAAGRMATTRHFNHLLSVQATCGIPEVAFATFENMEYGEDYMKPDTETYNWVIQAYTRAESYDRVQDVAELLGMMVEDHKRLQPNMKTYALIVECFTKYCAVKEAIRHFRALKNYEGGTTYLHHEGNFGDPLSLYLRALCREGRIVDLLEALEAMAKDNQSIPPRAMILSRKYRTLVSSWIEPLQEEAELGYEIDYIARYIAEGGLTGERKRWVPRRGKTPLDPDTVGFVYSSPIETSFKQRCQEDWRMYHKKLLKKLQDEGRAVLGDVSESDYIRVQERLRKIIRSPERNVLKPKAASKMVVSELKEELEAQGLPIDGTRNVLYQRVQKARRINRSRGRPLWVPPVEEEEEEVDEELDELISRIKLEEGNTEFWKRRFLGEGLDDDHDKTMDMDESELPDELDDDVTDVEVAAKDVEDDEVDEDEEVEQPETESQDVDRVKEREVEAKNPLQMIGVQLLKDSDESTTTSKRSRKKMAKMVEDDDDEDWFPDDLSEAFKEMRKRKVFDVSDMYTIADVWGWTWEKELKNKPPQKWSQEWEAELAIQVMQKVIELGGKPTIGDCAMILRATIRAPLPSAFLKILQTTHSLGYVFGSPVYDEIISLCLDLGELDAAIAIVADMETSGITVPDQTLDRVISARQTAEAETPGDDASS encoded by the exons ATGTCGCTTTTCCTCCATTCTCCTGTCCCTTTCAAGACATCGGTACTCTTTAAATGTCATAATCAAAACAAAGGTGTTTTGGTTCGCGCCGCAACGTCCACTCCACCGCAGAAAAAAACTCGCGGGAGGAGGAAGCAAAAAAGTGGCGATGATTCTTCATCTTCGTCAAATCACGACGTTTCCGCGGCAGAGCAGGGGCTTAGACTTATATTCATGGAGGAGTTGATGCAGCATGCGAGGAATCGTGACGCGCAGAAAGTTAATGATGTCATTTATGACATGATTGCCGCCGGGCTTAGTCCCGGCCCAAGGTCCTTCCACGGGCTCGTCGTGGCCCATGTGCTTAATGGCGACGATCAAGGCGCG ATGCAATCACTCAAAAGGGAGTTGAGTGCAGGTCTCGTCCCTCTCCGTGAAACACTTGTTTCACTCATTCGTTTGTTTGGGTCCAAAGGGCATGCTACCAAAGGCTTGGAAATCCTTGCAGCAATGGaaaatttaaactatgataTTCGCCAAGCATGGGTGATTTTTGTTG AGGAGCTTGTGAGGAACAAGTTTTTGGAAGGTGCCAACCAAGTGTTCTTGAGGGGTGCCAAAGGGGGGTTGAAAGCTACCGACGAACTCTATGATCTCATGATTGAGGAAGACTGTAAAGCTGGGGACCATTCCAATGCCCTAGAAATTGCCTATGAAATGGAGGCAGCTGGGCGGATGGCAACTACTCGTCATTTTAATCATCTTCTCAGTGTGCAA GCTACTTGTGGAATACCTGAAGTAGCTTTTGCAACATTTGAGAACATGGAATATGGAGAAG ATTATATGAAACCTGATACTGAGACTTATAATTGGGTGATTCAAGCATATACACGAGCTGAATCTTATGACAG GGTGCAAGATGTTGCTGAGTTACTTGGCATGATGGTTGAAGATCACAAACGTCTACAACCTAATATGAAAACCTATGc GCTGATAGTTGAGTGTTTTACCAAGTACTGTGCAGTAAAGGAAGCTATTCGACACTTTCGTGCACTTAAAAACTATGAGGGGGGAACAACATATTTGCATCACGAAGGAAACTTTGGGGATCCACTGTCTTTATATCTACGGGCTTTATGCCGAGAAG GAAGGATAGTTGATTTACTTGAAGCTTTAGAAGCAATGGCCAAAGATAATCAATCCATTCCACCAAGAGCCATGATCTTGAGCAGAAAATATCGGACATTAGTTAGCTCATGGATTGAACCTTTACAAGAAGAAGCTGAACTGGGATACGAGATTGACTACATTGCTAG GTACATTGCCGAAGGTGGGCTTACTGGTGAACGAAAACGATGGGTGCCTCGAAGAGGAAAAACTCCTTTAGATCCTGATACTGTTGGATTCGTTTATTCAAGTCCAATTGAAACCTCCTTCAAGCAAAGATGTCAGGAGGATTGGAGGATGTACCATAAAAAGCTTTTGAAAAAACTGCAAGATGAAGGACGTGCAGTTCTGGGGGATGTGTCTGAATCTGATTATATAAGAGTTCAAGAGAGGCTAAGGAAAATAATAAGGAGTCCAGAGCGAAATGTTTTAAAGCCCAAGGCTGCTAGTAAAATGGTAGTGTCTGAGTTAAAGGAAGAGCTAGAAGCACAAGGTCTACCGATTGATGGAACTAGAAATGTGCTTTATCAGCGTGTCCAAAAAGCAAGAAGAATTAACCGTTCTCGAGGTCGACCTCTTTGGGTTCCACCTgtagaggaggaggaggaggag GTTGATGAAGAGCTAGATGAGCTCATATCAAGGATCAAACTGGAAGAAGGAAACACTGAGTTCTGGAAACGCCGATTTCTTGGGGAAGGCTTGGATGATGATCATGATAAGACTATGGACATGGATGAATCAGAACTTCCAGATGAATTGGATGATGATGTTACAGATGTAGAAGTTGCTGCAAAAGATGTTGAAGATGATGAGgttgatgaagatgaggaagtAGAACAACCTGAGACTGAGTCCCAAGATGTTGACAGGGTTAAGGAGAGGGAAGTTGAAGCCAAGAACCCTCTTCAAATGATCGGAGTCCAGCTGTTGAAAGATTCTGATGAATCTACTACCACGTCAAAAAGATCTAGgaaaaaaatggccaaaatggtGGAG gatgatgatgatgaggactGGTTTCCAGACGATTTATCTGAAGCATTTAAGGAGATGAGGAAAAGGAAGGTGTTTGATGTATCTGACATGTATACAATTGCAGATGTTTGGGGTTGGACATGGGAGAAAGAACTGAAGAATAAACCTCCTCAAAAATGGTCACAGGAATGGGAAGCTGAGTTGGCAATCCAAGTTATGCAGAAG GTTATAGAATTGGGTGGAAAGCCTACGATCGGGGACTGTGCTATGATATTAAGAGCCACCATAAGGGCTCCTCTGCCTTCAGCTTTCTTGAAAATCTTACAGACAACACACAGCCTTGGTTATGTATTTGGCAG TCCCGTTTACGATGAAATAATATCGTTATGTCTTGATCTGGGAGAACTGGATGCGGCCATTGCGATAGTTGCAGACATGGAAACTAGTGGCATAACGGTACCTGACCAGACATTAGACAGGGTGATATCTGCTAGACAAACGGCTGAAGCTGAAACTCCGGGCGATGATGCATCATCATAG
- the LOC123220286 gene encoding U-box domain-containing protein 9-like, which yields MANPKVQEADHGSRKVFELKKELQRLVKTILDEDDYGMQATDEALRVLSCLKELRLKKSHSFGVDDCLNVPEMFKCPISGEIMADAVVLANGQTFDRPSIQRWLNEGNRTCPQTHQVLSHTVLTSNRLVHGMISRWCKEHGNELPKAIQDIDEDFVTDVDQSYLNSLLEKMSLSLSDQKEAAKELRLLTKRMPSFRALFSEATESIPQLLNPLSPGRASTDPDLQEDLITTVLNLSIHDDNKRLVAENPLAIPLLIDSLKTGTIETRRNAAAALFTLSALDSNKLIIGKSGALKPLIDLLEEGHPLAMKDVASAIFNLCILLENKRRAVQAGAVRVIMGKIINYTLVDELLAILSMLSSHQTAIEEMGELGAVPCLLSIIRESTCERNKENCVAILYNICFNDRSKLREIGADENANHTLSRLALDGTSRAKRKASAILERLNKAALVSNTA from the exons ATGGCCAACCCAAAAGTTCAGGAGGCTGATCATGGTAGCAGAAAGGTTTTTGAGTTGAAAAAGGAGTTACAGAGACTTGTAAAGACCATTCTTGATGAAGACGATTATGGCATGCAAGCCACTGATGAGGCCTTGAGAGTGTTGTCTTGTTTAAAAGAGTTGAGGTTGAAGAAATCTCATTCTTTTGGTGTTGATGATTGTTTGAATGTCCCTGAGATGTTTAAGTGTCCTATCTCTGGAGAGATTATGGCTGACGCTGTTGTGTTGGCTAATGGCCAG ACTTTCGATCGCCCTAGCATTCAGAGGTGGCTAAATGAAGGCAATCGGACATGTCCGCAAACCCATCAAGTCCTCTCCCATACTGTCCTCACTTCTAATCGTTTGGTGCACGGAATGATTTCACGGTGGTGCAAGGAGCATGGCAATGAGCTGCCGAAAGCCATTCAGGATATTGATGAGGATTTTGTTACTGATGTTGACCAGAGCTATTTAAATTCGCTGCTTGAGAAGATGTCCTTGTCCCTTTCAGATCAAAAAGAAGCAGCGAAAGAGCTTCGGTTGCTAACAAAGAGGATGCCTTCATTTCGAGCCCTTTTCAGCGAGGCAACTGAGTCCATTCCCCAGTTGCTAAATCCACTTTCGCCTGGCAGAGCAAGTACTGATCCTGATCTTCAAGAAGATTTGATTACAACTGTACTAAATCTCTCAATTCATGACGATAATAAGAGACTAGTTGCAGAGAATCCATTGGCCATACCTCTGCTTATTGATTCCTTGAAAACTGGAACCATTGAAACTAGAAGAAATGCTGCTGCAGCACTATTCACTTTATCGGCCCTAGATTCTAACAAGCTCATTATTGGGAAATCAGGGGCTCTCAAACCTTTAATTGATCTTCTAGAGGAAGGGCATCCATTAGCCATGAAGGATGTTGCTTCTGCAATATTCAATCTATGCATTCTCCTGGAGAATAAGAGGAGGGCGGTCCAAGCAGGAGCAGTCAGAGTGATTATGGGAAAGATCATAAACTATACACTTGTAGATGAGTTGTTGGCTATTCTTTCGATGCTTTCGAGTCATCAAACAGCCATAGAGGAAATGGGAGAACTAGGTGCAGTGCCTTGCTTGCTAAGCATCATAAGAGAGAGCACTTGTGAACGCAACAAAGAAAATTGTGTTGCTATTCTGTATAATATCTGCTTTAACGATCGCAGTAAATTGAGGGAGATCGGGGCAGACGAAAATGCCAATCATACACTTTCTAGACTTGCGCTAGACGGGACTTCAAGGGCTAAGAGGAAAGCCAGTGCCATCCTTGAGAGGTTGAATAAAGCTGCTTTAGTTTCAAATACAGCTTGA
- the LOC123221098 gene encoding probable UDP-N-acetylglucosamine--peptide N-acetylglucosaminyltransferase SEC → MMISLQNGVSRASVGSDRAGEAGFPTVKQEPASSLSLSSFKGHDSHEVDEDMQMALAHQMYKAGNFKQALEHSNCVYERSPLRTDNLLLLGAIYYQLHEYDMCIARNEEALRLEPRFAECYGNMANAWKEKGDIDLAIRYYLVAIELRPNFADAWSNLASAYMRKGRPNEAAQCCRQALALNPLLVDAHSNLGNLMKAQGLVQEAYSCYLEALRIQPTFAIAWSNLAGLFMGSGDLNRALQYYKEAVKLKPTFPDAYLNLGNVYKALGMPQEAIVCYQRAVQTRPNAIAFGNLASAYYERGQTEMAILYYKQAISCDPRFLEAYNNMGNALKDVGRVEEAIQCYNRCLALQPSHPQALTNLGNIYMEWNMLAAAASYYKATLIVTTGLSAPFNNLAVIYKQQGNYADAISCYNEVLRIDPLAADGLVNRGNTYKEIGRVTDAIQDYIRAITIRPTMAEAHANLASAYKDSGHVEAAIKSYKQALVFRADFPEATCNLLHTLQFVCSWEDRDRMFNEVEGIIRRQINMSVLPSVQPFHAIAYPIDPMLALEISRKYAAHCSIIASRFALPPFNHPAPVRIRHEGGFKRLRVGYVSSDFGNHPLSHLMGSVFGMHNRENVEVFCYALSPSDGTEWRKRTQSEAEHFIDVSAMSSDMISKLINEDKIQVLVNLNGYTKGARNEIFAMQPAPIQVSYMGFPGTTGASYIDYLVTDEFVSPLHYAHIYSEKLVHLPHCYFVNDYKQKNLDVLDPNCEHKRSDYGLPEDKFIFACFNQLYKMDPEIFNTWCNILKRVANSALWLLRFPAAGEMRLRAYAIAQGVQPDQIIFTDVAMKNEHIRRSALADLFLDTPLCNAHTTGTDILWAGLPMITLPLEKMATRVAGSLCLATGLGDEMIVNNMKEYEERAVSLALNQQKLQALTNKLKSVRLTCPLFDTTRWVKNLERSYFKMWNLHCSGQKPQHFKVTENDLDFPCDK, encoded by the exons ATGATGATTTCGTTGCAAAACGGAGTTTCCCGGGCGTCGGTGGGCTCGGATCGGGCCGGTGAGGCTGGGTTCCCGACTGTGAAGCAGGAGCCGGCATCATCGCTGAGTCTCTCGTCGTTCAAGGGTCACGATTCACATGAAG TCGATGAAGATATGCAAATGGCCCTTGCTCATCAAATGTACAAGGCTGGCAACTTTAAACAGGCTCTAGAGCATAGCAACTGTGTTTACGAGAGAAGTCCTCTACGCACGGATAATCTTCTTCTCTTGGGTGCAATTTACTATCAG TTGCATGAGTATGATATGTGCATTGCCAGAAATGAAGAAGCTCTTCGACTTGAGCCACGATTTGCTGAGTGTTATGGAAACATGGCAAATGCTTGGAAG GAGAAAGGTGATATTGATCTTGCCATTCGCTATTATCTGGTTGCCATTGAG CTTCGTCCCAACTTTGCTGATGCATGGTCAAACTTGGCTAGCGCATACATGAGAAAGGGAAGACCTAATGAAGCAGCACAATGCTGTCGTCAGGCGCTTGCATTGAATCCTCTTTTG GTAGATGCACATAGCAACCTTGGGAATTTAATGAAGGCACAAGGATTGGTGCAAGAA GCATACAGCTGCTACCTTGAGGCTCTACGCATACAACCTACTTTTGCTATTGCATGGTCTAATCTTGCGGGTCTTTTTATGGGATCTGGAGATCTTAATAGAGCTCTTCAATATTACAAG GAAGCTGTGAAACTGAAACCTACATTTCCTGATGCCTACCTAAACCTTGGAAATGTTTATAAG GCTTTGGGAATGCCTCAAGAAGCTATTGTGTGTTATCAGCGTGCTGTTCAGACTCGTCCCAATGCTATAGCTTTTG GTAACTTGGCTAGTGCATATTATGAGAGAGGTCAAACAGAAATGGCAATCCTTTATTATAAGCAAGCCATCTCTTGTGATCCAAGATTTTTGGAGGCTTACAATAATATG GGTAATGCATTGAAAGATGTGGGTCGAGTTGAGGAAGCAATTCAGTGCTATAAT CGATGTCTGGCCTTACAACCAAGCCATCCACAAGCGCTTACTAATCTTGGGAATATATACATGGAATG GAACATGTTAGCTGCTGCTGCTTCATATTACAAGGCAACATTGATAGTGACAACAGGATTGTCTGCCCCTTTCAACAATCTTGCTGTAATCTATAAACAACAG GGAAATTATGCTGATGCTATATCTTGCTACAATGAGGTTCTCCGCATTGATCCTTTGGCTGCTGATGGACTGGTCAATAGGGGAAACACTTACAAGGAGATTGGTAGAGTGACTGATGCAATCCAGGACTATATACGTGCTATCACAATTCGGCCTACCATGGCTGAAGCCCATGCAAATTTGGCATCCGCTTACAAAGATAG TGGACATGTGGAGGCTGCCATCAAGAGCTACAAGCAGGCATTGGTTTTTCGAGCTGACTTTCCAGAAGCCACTTGCAACCTTCTACATACCCTACAG TTTGTCTGTAGTTGGGAAGACCGTGACAGAATGTTCAATGAGGTTGAAGGTATCATCAGGCGGCAGATCAAT ATGTCTGTTCTTCCTAGTGTCCAACCATTTCATGCTATAGCGTATCCCATTGATCCAATGCTTGCACTTGAAATAAG CCGTAAATATGCAGCACATTGCTCTATTATTGCATCTCGCTTTGCACTTCCTCCATTCAACCATCCTGCCCCAGTCCGTATTAGACACGAGGGTGGATTTAAGAGGCTAAGGGTTGGTTATGTGAGCAGTGATTTTGGTAATCATCCTCTGTCACATCTAATGGGATCTGTGTTTGGCATGCACAATAGAGAAAATGTTGAG GTATTCTGTTATGCGTTGAGTCCCAGTGATGGTACTGAATGGAGAAAGCGTACCCAATCTGAAGCAGAGCATTTCATTGACGTCTCTGCCATGTCGTCAGATATGATTTCCAAACTGATCAATGAGGATAAGATACAGGTCCTTGTGAACCTCAACGGATATACCAAG GGAGCCAGGAATGAAATATTTGCTATGCAACCTGCACCTATACAGGTTTCATACATGGGGTTTCCTGGGACCACTGGTGCATCATACATTGATTATTTGGTCACTGATGAG TTTGTTTCACCTCTACACTATGCACATATTTATTCAGAAAAGCTGGTGCATCTTCCACATTGCTACTTTGTTAACGATTATAAACag AAAAATCTGGATGTGTTGGATCCAAATTGCGAGCACAAACGATCAGATTATGGTCTCCCTGAAGACAAGTTCATATTTGCATGCTTCAACCAGTTGTACAAAATGGATCCTGAAATCTTTAATACTTG GTGCAATATTCTTAAACGTGTAGCCAACAGTGCTCTCTGGCTCCTTAGGTTCCCTGCTGCAGGGGAGATGAGACTTCGGGCAT ATGCTATTGCCCAGGGTGTGCAGCCCGATCAAATTATTTTCACTGATGTTGCTATGAAAAATGAACACATCAGGCGCAGTGCTTTAGCAGATCTATTTCTTGACAC GCCTTTGTGCAATGCTCATACTACAGGCACAGATATTTTATGGGCAGGTCTGCCTATGATTACTCTGCCTCTTGAGAAAATGGCTACTAGGGTTGCTGGATCACTTTGCCTCGCTACTGGACTAGGAGATGAGATGATTGTTAATAA TATGAAGGAATATGAAGAGAGGGCAGTATCTTTGGCATTGAATCAGCAAAAACTCCAGGCACTTACAAATAAACTCAAGTCTGTTCGCCTAACTTGTCCTCTATTTGACACGACGCGCTGG GTTAAGAATCTGGAGAGGTCATATTTCAAAATGTGGAATCTCCATTGCTCAGGGCAGAAGCCCCAGCACTTTAAAGTAACTGAGAATGACTTGGACTTCCCTTGCGATAAATAA
- the LOC123220240 gene encoding GDSL esterase/lipase At5g33370-like — MLKMFKKYFNLFPSMASSLVFIVLGLFMAMGSLTFAPQAEAARAFFVFGDSLVDNGNNNYLATDARADSPPYGIDYPTHRPTGRFSNGLNIPDFISRQLGSESTLPYLSPELNGEKLLVGANFASAGIGILNDTGFQFVNIIRMFQQFQYFQEYQNRLAARIGAQQAQRLVNNALVLITVGGNDFVNNYFLVPYSARSRQYSLPDYVKFVISEYKKLLARLYELGARRVLVTGTGPLGCVPAELAMRSRNGECAADLQRAAALFNPQLSQMVRGLNSEIGSDVFVAVNTELMQNDFITNPQAYGFTTSKIACCGQGPYNGLGLCTPASNLCPNRDIYAFWDPFHPSEKANGIIVRQFMASGSTEYMYPMNLSTIMELDSRI, encoded by the exons ATGCTAAagatgtttaaaaaatattttaatttatttccttcCATGGCGAGCTCATTGGTCTTTATAGTTTTAGGTCTATTCATGGCCATGGGAAGTTTAACTTTTGCCCCTCAAGCAGAGGCAGCTCGagctttctttgtttttggtgaTTCGCTTGTTGATAATGGCAACAACAACTATCTGGCAACCGATGCTCGGGCTGACTCGCCACCTTATGGCATTGACTACCCAACTCATCGTCCCACTGGGCGTTTCTCTAATGGCCTCAACATTCCTGATTTTATCA GTAGGCAGCTCGGCTCAGAATCGACATTGCCATACTTGAGCCCGGAGCTCAATGGAGAAAAACTACTTGTTGGTGCCAACTTTGCTTCTGCTGGAATTGGAATTCTCAATGACACCGGTTTTCAATTT GTAAATATAATCAGAATGTTCCAGCAATTTCAGTACTTCCAAGAATACCAAAACCGACTTGCAGCTCGTATTGGAGCTCAACAGGCTCAACGGCTAGTTAATAATGCACTCGTCCTCATCACCGTTGGTGGCAACGATTTTGTAAACAACTACTTCTTGGTTCCTTATTCCGCAAGATCTCGCCAGTATTCTCTTCCAGATTATGTCAAGTTTGTCATCTCTGAGTACAAAAAACTTTTAGCG AGGCTGTATGAACTTGGAGCACGTAGGGTTTTGGTGACAGGGACGGGGCCATTGGGCTGTGTTCCGGCGGAACTAGCCATGAGAAGCAGAAATGGGGAGTGCGCTGCTGATTTGCAACGAGCTGCCGCCTTGTTTAATCCCCAACTTAGTCAAATGGTTCGGGGGCTCAATAGTGAAATTGGTTCAGATGTCTTCGTTGCTGTTAACACAGAACTTATGCAAAATGACTTCATTACTAATCCTCAAGCATATG GATTTACCACTTCGAAGATAGCATGTTGTGGGCAAGGACCTTACAACGGTCTGGGACTGTGCACGCCGGCATCAAATTTGTGCCCGAACCGGGATATATACGCATTCTGGGATCCCTTCCATCCATCAGAAAAGGCAAACGGGATTATAGTTCGACAGTTCATGGCTAGTGGCTCTACAGAATACATGTATCCCATGAATCTCAGCACCATAATGGAATTGGATTCCAGGATTTGA
- the LOC123220444 gene encoding uncharacterized protein LOC123220444 isoform X2: protein MDEYHCKRSGQIPAFGNWDYSNNLPITQYFESARQAGLLRYSSSSGESDLYVRRSCGGRDLPAGDSKKPSRSVNGSLPRKTRVGEKRGPQVKEQKKQQQVKKVCDNHVTQPPRKQPPPLPRSKYGVVTPTQPPVRPPKAVDEDLYKIPPELLHSHNNRKMTGFFSCLVPACAS, encoded by the exons ATGGAT GAATATCACTGCAAAAGAAGTGGACAAATTCCAGCTTTTGGTAACTGGGATTATTCAAACAACCTGCCGATTACTCAGTATTTTGAGTCTGCAAGGCAAGCTGGGTTGCTTCGCTACAGTTCTTCTTCCGGTGAATCTGATCTTTACGTACGCCGTAGCTGCGGAGGCCGTGATTTACCCGCCGGCGATTCTAAGAAACCTTCTCGAAGTGTCAATGGTTCTCTTCCCAGAAAG ACAAGAGTGGGAGAAAAGCGAGGCCCGCAAGTCAAGGAGCAGAAAAAGCAGCAACAAGTGAAGAAGGTGTGTGACAATCACGTGACTCAACCCCCGAGAAAGCAACCACCACCACTACCACGCTCTAAATACGGCGTCGTCACGCCCACCCAACCACCTGTTCGTCCTCCCAAAGCCGTCGATGAAGATCTCTACAAAATCCCCCCTGAGCTCCTCCACTCCCACAACAACAGG AAAATGACAGGATTCTTTTCATGCCTGGTGCCTGCTTGTGCCTCTTGA
- the LOC123221678 gene encoding GDSL esterase/lipase At5g18430-like: protein MSTAASRFNFWLISLLVLAMEAIIAPTAEARAFFIFGDSLVDSGNNNYLATTARADSPPYGIDFPTRQPTGRFSNGFNIPDLISEKIGQSQPPLPYLSPQLTGQRLLVGANFASAGIGILNDTGVQFLNIIRMFRQLDYFEEYQRRLSALTGTKQSRRLVNQALVLITVGGNDFVNNYYLVPFSARSRQFALPDYVKFLISEYSKLLMRLYKLGVCRVLVTGTGPIGCVPAELAMRGTNGGCSAELQRAAALYNPQLVNMLQGLNKKIGKTVFIGVNTQQMHTDFVSNPQAYGFTTSQVACCGQGPYNGLGLCTRLSNLCANRSQYAFWDAFHPSEKANRVVVQRIMSGSTKYMTPMNLSTILTLDSMSS from the exons ATGTCCACAGCTGCTTCCCGATTCAATTTCTGGCTCATTTCGCTTCTTGTATTGGCAATGGAAGCCATTATTGCTCCTACCGCTGAGGCTCGAGCCTTCTTCATATTTGGTGATTCACTTGTTGATAGCGGCAACAACAACTATCTAGCAACAACTGCCCGAGCTGACTCACCCCCTTATGGGATTGATTTTCCCACTCGTCAACCCACAGGCCGTTTCTCTAATGGCTTCAACATCCCAGACTTAATCA GTGAGAAAATTGGCCAATCACAACCCCCGTTGCCATACTTGAGTCCGCAGCTCACCGGACAAAGGCTTCTGGTTGGTGCCAACTTTGCTTCGGCAGGGATTGGAATTCTCAATGACACTGGAGTCCAATTT CTGAACATAATTAGGATGTTTAGACAACTTGACTACTTCGAAGAATACCAACGTCGACTGAGTGCTCTCACAGGAACTAAACAATCTCGCCGACTTGTGAACCAGGCGCTTGTACTTATCACGGTTGGTGGCAACGATTTTGTAAATAACTACTACTTGGTTCCCTTCTCTGCAAGATCTCGCCAATTCGCTTTGCCAGATTATGTCAAGTTTCTCATTTCAGAGTACAGCAAGCTATTAATG AGGCTTTACAAACTGGGAGTATGTAGAGTTCTAGTGACAGGCACAGGGCCGATAGGTTGTGTTCCGGCGGAACTGGCCATGCGAGGAACAAACGGCGGATGCTCAGCTGAACTGCAAAGAGCGGCAGCCTTGTACAACCCGcaattagttaatatgctacAAGGGCTGAACAAAAAAATCGGAAAAACCGTATTTATTGGAGTAAATACTCAACAAATGCACACGGATTTCGTCAGTAACCCTCAAGCATATG GATTTACAACATCACAGGTAGCATGTTGTGGGCAAGGACCATATAATGGGCTTGGTTTATGCACAAGATTGTCGAATTTGTGCGCCAACCGTAGCCAGTATGCATTCTGGGATGCATTTCATCCATCGGAGAAGGCGAACAGAGTAGTAGTTCAGCGCATCATGAGCGGCTCTACCAAATATATGACCCCCATGAATCTCAGCACTATCTTGACCTTGGACTCCATGTCCTCatga
- the LOC123220444 gene encoding uncharacterized protein LOC123220444 isoform X1: MDEYHCKRSGQIPAFGNWDYSNNLPITQYFESARQAGLLRYSSSSGESDLYVRRSCGGRDLPAGDSKKPSRSVNGSLPRKTRVGEKRGPQVKEQKKQQQVKKVCDNHVTQPPRKQPPPLPRSKYGVVTPTQPPVRPPKAVDEDLYKIPPELLHSHNNRKKMTGFFSCLVPACAS; encoded by the exons ATGGAT GAATATCACTGCAAAAGAAGTGGACAAATTCCAGCTTTTGGTAACTGGGATTATTCAAACAACCTGCCGATTACTCAGTATTTTGAGTCTGCAAGGCAAGCTGGGTTGCTTCGCTACAGTTCTTCTTCCGGTGAATCTGATCTTTACGTACGCCGTAGCTGCGGAGGCCGTGATTTACCCGCCGGCGATTCTAAGAAACCTTCTCGAAGTGTCAATGGTTCTCTTCCCAGAAAG ACAAGAGTGGGAGAAAAGCGAGGCCCGCAAGTCAAGGAGCAGAAAAAGCAGCAACAAGTGAAGAAGGTGTGTGACAATCACGTGACTCAACCCCCGAGAAAGCAACCACCACCACTACCACGCTCTAAATACGGCGTCGTCACGCCCACCCAACCACCTGTTCGTCCTCCCAAAGCCGTCGATGAAGATCTCTACAAAATCCCCCCTGAGCTCCTCCACTCCCACAACAACAGG AAGAAAATGACAGGATTCTTTTCATGCCTGGTGCCTGCTTGTGCCTCTTGA